A portion of the Krasilnikovia cinnamomea genome contains these proteins:
- a CDS encoding winged helix-turn-helix domain-containing protein has product MPDGTPDHSIKITDPRMLRAYAHPLRMRLIGLLRSEGPMTATQAASRLDDNVPNCSFHLRQLAKYGLAERAPGADGRERPWRATAQSTSWDDDTDDPAMRAAADELNGVLLGLFVQRAQDYLAVRADEPAEWRAAAGFNDALLHVTAAELRELTAEIEELFSRYDERLTDPAKRPPSSRPVQLIQMALPRGPVPDGGDRG; this is encoded by the coding sequence ATGCCGGACGGGACACCTGACCACTCGATCAAGATCACTGACCCGCGCATGCTGCGGGCCTACGCCCACCCGCTGCGGATGCGCCTGATCGGGCTCCTGCGCAGCGAGGGCCCCATGACCGCCACCCAGGCCGCGAGCCGGCTCGACGACAACGTGCCGAACTGCTCGTTCCATCTGCGGCAGCTCGCCAAGTACGGGCTCGCCGAACGCGCGCCGGGAGCCGACGGCCGGGAGCGGCCGTGGCGGGCCACCGCGCAGTCGACGTCCTGGGACGACGACACCGACGATCCGGCCATGCGGGCGGCGGCGGACGAGCTCAACGGCGTGCTGCTGGGCCTGTTCGTGCAGCGTGCCCAGGACTATCTCGCCGTGCGCGCTGACGAGCCCGCCGAATGGCGCGCCGCGGCGGGCTTCAACGACGCGCTGCTGCACGTCACCGCCGCGGAGTTGCGCGAGCTGACGGCGGAGATCGAGGAGCTGTTTTCCCGGTACGACGAACGGCTCACCGACCCGGCGAAGCGGCCGCCGTCGTCGCGCCCCGTACAGCTCATCCAGATGGCGCTGCCGCGCGGCCCCGTACCCGACGGGGGCGACCGTGGGTGA
- a CDS encoding RNA polymerase sigma factor, producing MSVHTTMLADDVGARPDDAAVIRASLGNGECFSLLYDRYADQLFRYAARRLGPENADDVVSETFLAAFRRRHRYDLNYLDARPWLFGILTKLIAGRRRAELARYRALSRADATEPVDDGLASRVAEHVSAAAARTGLVRALTGLAPGDRDVLLLVAWNDFTYQEVADALGIKLGTVRSRLHRARERVRKALGDTNPIDFDEEK from the coding sequence GTGTCCGTTCACACCACCATGCTGGCCGACGACGTCGGCGCCAGACCCGACGACGCCGCTGTCATCAGGGCGTCGCTGGGCAACGGTGAATGCTTCTCACTGCTGTACGACCGCTACGCCGACCAGTTGTTCCGCTACGCGGCCCGACGGTTGGGCCCGGAAAACGCCGACGACGTGGTCTCGGAGACGTTCCTGGCCGCCTTCCGCCGGCGGCACCGGTACGACCTCAACTATCTCGACGCCCGGCCGTGGCTGTTCGGGATCCTCACCAAGCTGATCGCCGGGCGGCGCCGCGCTGAGCTGGCGCGCTACCGGGCGCTGTCCCGGGCCGACGCGACCGAACCGGTCGACGACGGGCTGGCGAGCCGCGTCGCCGAGCACGTCAGCGCGGCCGCGGCCCGGACCGGGCTGGTGCGGGCCCTGACCGGGCTGGCGCCGGGTGACCGCGACGTGCTGCTGCTGGTGGCGTGGAACGACTTCACCTACCAGGAGGTCGCCGACGCGCTCGGGATCAAGCTCGGCACGGTGCGGTCCCGGCTGCACCGGGCCCGCGAGCGGGTCCGCAAGGCCCTCGGCGACACCAATCCCATCGACTTCGACGAGGAGAAATGA
- a CDS encoding class I SAM-dependent methyltransferase, translating into MSSEVVELFDRVADRYDEVLPFFEAFGRLCVDRLPPPGPGDRLLDVGAGRGAIAVPAHARGFAVTATDASAGMVGRLRQEHPELDARVMDAGRLDFDDDTFAVVTAGFVMHLLDDPRAAVREVKRVLKPGGLFAFTGPGRVPDGFEFADGSDALFAEFAQYLPPRGGMGEPFEELAALAAEGFTDLDETDLRIELAVPDAETFWQWLQTHGTRKFFDDLSAGHRAEFRARLIADLESRERVVLHRYAWLYRGRA; encoded by the coding sequence ATGTCCAGTGAGGTTGTGGAGCTGTTCGACCGGGTCGCCGATCGCTATGACGAGGTGCTGCCGTTCTTCGAGGCGTTCGGGCGGTTGTGCGTGGACCGGCTGCCCCCGCCCGGTCCCGGTGACCGCCTGCTGGACGTCGGCGCCGGGCGCGGCGCCATCGCCGTGCCGGCCCACGCCAGGGGGTTCGCGGTGACCGCGACGGACGCCTCGGCCGGCATGGTCGGGCGGCTGCGGCAGGAGCATCCCGAGCTGGACGCCCGGGTCATGGACGCGGGCCGGCTGGACTTCGACGACGACACCTTCGCCGTCGTGACCGCCGGTTTCGTCATGCACCTTCTCGACGATCCGCGGGCCGCCGTACGGGAGGTCAAGCGCGTGCTGAAGCCGGGCGGGCTGTTCGCGTTCACCGGCCCGGGGCGGGTGCCGGACGGATTCGAGTTCGCCGACGGGTCCGACGCCCTGTTTGCGGAGTTCGCCCAGTACCTGCCGCCGCGCGGCGGCATGGGTGAACCCTTCGAGGAGTTGGCGGCGCTGGCCGCCGAGGGTTTCACCGACCTCGACGAGACGGATCTGCGCATCGAGTTGGCCGTCCCGGACGCCGAGACGTTCTGGCAGTGGTTGCAGACGCACGGCACCCGCAAGTTCTTCGACGATCTCAGCGCGGGGCACCGGGCGGAGTTCCGCGCCCGGCTGATTGCTGACCTGGAGTCGCGCGAGCGCGTCGTGCTGCACCGGTACGCCTGGCTGTATCGCGGCCGGGCCTGA